One Gemmatimonadaceae bacterium genomic region harbors:
- a CDS encoding adenosylhomocysteinase, translating into MVTEVMTEHGVSTLAATNRPAFAVRDLSLAEWGRKEIRLAEQEMPGLMSLRGEFAGKAPLKGAKIMGSLHMTVQTAVLIETLVALGADVRWVSCNIFSTQDHAAAAVAVGPHGTVSAPKGTPVFAWKGETLEEYWWCTEQALMWSDGTGPNLLLDDGGDATLLVHRGAEFEKAGTIPSFDSDNEPEEWGVILDLLRAEQAKNPGRWTKVLAGIRGVSEETTTGVHRLYEMERAGTLAFPAINVNDAVTKSKFDNLYGCRHSIVDGLNRATDVMLAGKIAVVMGYGDVGKGCAQALKGQGARVVITEIDPICALQAALEGYQVTTLEDIVDTADIFISATGNKNVIAVEHMSRMKDKAIVANIGHFDNEIDMAGLKKVEGMKRINIKPQYDEFVLPNGRSILILAEGRLMNLGCATGHPSFVMSASFTNQVLAQLDLHANADKYEKKVFTLPKHLDEKVARLHLDKLGVKLTVLTTEQAAYLGVDKNGPFKADHYRY; encoded by the coding sequence ATGGTTACTGAAGTCATGACCGAGCACGGCGTGTCCACGCTCGCGGCCACCAATCGTCCGGCGTTCGCCGTGCGCGACCTGTCGCTGGCCGAATGGGGGCGCAAGGAAATTCGTCTGGCTGAGCAGGAAATGCCGGGACTCATGTCATTGCGCGGCGAATTTGCCGGCAAGGCGCCACTCAAGGGCGCGAAGATCATGGGCTCGCTGCACATGACGGTGCAGACCGCAGTGCTCATTGAAACGCTGGTAGCACTGGGTGCCGACGTGCGCTGGGTGTCCTGCAACATCTTCAGCACACAGGATCATGCGGCGGCCGCCGTGGCCGTGGGACCGCACGGCACGGTGAGCGCGCCCAAGGGCACGCCAGTGTTTGCGTGGAAGGGTGAGACGCTGGAGGAGTACTGGTGGTGCACCGAGCAGGCGCTGATGTGGAGCGACGGCACGGGACCGAACCTGCTGCTGGACGACGGTGGTGATGCGACGCTGCTGGTGCATCGCGGTGCGGAGTTTGAAAAGGCCGGAACGATACCGTCATTTGACAGCGACAACGAGCCCGAAGAGTGGGGCGTGATTCTCGATCTGTTGCGCGCGGAGCAGGCCAAGAACCCGGGCCGTTGGACGAAAGTGCTGGCGGGCATTCGCGGCGTGTCCGAAGAAACCACCACGGGTGTGCATCGCTTGTATGAGATGGAACGCGCCGGCACACTGGCGTTCCCGGCCATCAACGTGAACGATGCCGTGACCAAGTCCAAGTTTGACAATCTGTACGGCTGCCGTCACTCCATTGTGGACGGTTTGAACCGAGCCACCGACGTGATGCTGGCTGGCAAGATTGCCGTGGTCATGGGTTATGGCGATGTGGGCAAGGGCTGCGCGCAGGCGCTGAAAGGACAGGGCGCGCGTGTGGTGATTACCGAAATCGATCCCATCTGCGCGCTGCAGGCGGCGCTGGAAGGGTATCAGGTGACGACGCTGGAAGACATTGTCGACACCGCCGACATCTTCATCTCGGCCACCGGCAACAAGAACGTCATTGCGGTGGAGCACATGAGCCGCATGAAGGACAAGGCCATTGTGGCGAACATCGGCCACTTCGACAACGAGATCGACATGGCCGGTCTCAAGAAGGTGGAAGGGATGAAGCGCATCAACATCAAGCCGCAGTACGACGAGTTCGTGCTACCGAACGGCCGCTCGATTCTCATTCTGGCGGAAGGCCGCCTGATGAATCTGGGATGCGCGACGGGTCATCCGAGTTTCGTGATGAGCGCGAGCTTCACCAATCAGGTGTTGGCGCAGCTGGATTTGCATGCGAACGCCGACAAGTATGAGAAGAAGGTATTCACGCTGCCCAAGCATCTGGATGAGAAGGTGGCGCGGTTGCACCTGGACAAGCTTGGTGTGAAGCTGACGGTGCTGACGACCGAGCAGGCGGCGTATCTGGGTGTGGACAAGAACGGGCCGTTCAAGGCGGATCATTATCGGTATTAG
- a CDS encoding metalloregulator ArsR/SmtB family transcription factor, whose protein sequence is MTQPRLSIHERLAELADATRCRLLLALERHELTVGELCSALQLPQSTVSRHLKILADEQWVTSRADGPSRWYRLSPSLDVEASSLWALVRAPLRDAPVAAQDVARLDAVLVARRSRSEAFFATASAEWDTLRTQMFGARADLLATLALLDASWVVGDLGCGTGALTAALAPHVAHVHAIDASSAMLSAARARLSSLCNVSVHDGSLEELPLADASLDVAVMMLVLHHVADPARALREVRRVLRPHGRVLIADMRAHSHEEYQPQMGHVWLGFDAPTLERWLLEAGFTGMRFTPLPVDPDAAGPALFTAVARISP, encoded by the coding sequence ATGACTCAACCACGACTCTCCATCCACGAACGGCTGGCCGAATTGGCCGATGCCACCCGGTGCCGGCTGTTGCTGGCCTTGGAGCGCCATGAGCTCACGGTTGGTGAGTTGTGTTCCGCGCTGCAGTTGCCGCAAAGCACGGTAAGTCGGCACCTCAAGATTCTGGCCGATGAGCAGTGGGTGACGTCGCGGGCCGACGGGCCGAGTCGGTGGTATCGGTTGTCGCCCTCATTGGATGTCGAGGCGTCGTCGTTGTGGGCGTTGGTGCGTGCGCCGCTACGCGACGCGCCGGTGGCAGCGCAGGACGTGGCGCGACTCGACGCGGTGCTGGTGGCGCGTCGTTCGCGCAGCGAAGCGTTCTTCGCCACGGCGAGTGCGGAGTGGGATACGTTGCGCACGCAGATGTTTGGCGCGCGCGCCGACCTGCTGGCGACGCTGGCACTGCTGGACGCGTCGTGGGTGGTGGGCGATTTGGGGTGCGGCACGGGCGCGCTCACCGCAGCATTGGCCCCGCACGTGGCGCACGTGCATGCGATCGATGCCTCATCGGCGATGCTCTCGGCTGCACGCGCCCGGCTGTCTTCGCTGTGCAATGTGAGTGTGCACGATGGCTCGCTTGAGGAGTTGCCATTGGCTGATGCCTCCTTGGACGTGGCCGTCATGATGCTGGTGTTGCACCACGTGGCCGATCCCGCACGGGCGCTGCGAGAGGTGCGTCGCGTGTTACGTCCGCACGGGCGCGTGTTGATTGCGGACATGCGTGCCCACTCGCACGAGGAGTATCAGCCGCAGATGGGCCACGTCTGGCTGGGTTTTGACGCGCCGACGTTGGAACGATGGTTGTTGGAGGCGGGGTTCACCGGCATGCGTTTCACCCCACTGCCGGTCGATCCCGATGCCGCAGGACCCGCGTTGTTCACCGCCGTAGCCCGCATTTCACCCTAG
- a CDS encoding MgtC/SapB family protein, translated as MDSSLGFDLLVAALVGMAVGLEREWSGHTTGPDARFAGLRTFTLLGAIGGFGGWFIRLNQPVIAGCVIGGAILFIAIAYAATMRRPGTTSDGTTEVAAMLVVATGIASGTGSRTLAAAVGALAVLLLAEKSALQRWLQRIDAAELRATLQFAVLALVVLPILPAGAYGPYGAFQPRQLWSVVLLFSALNFAGYIARRLVGETRGLGITGLLGGMVSSTAVTFTFSRRSRHEAALALPLAFGVVAACTVLLPRVLIMASVLQPGMLVELLPLLAPAFVAGVVVLAVAYWRERETRPLPTAATASGQSTVAPADRALPNPLALGTSVQMAIAFQFVLFIIAWVHATIGSPGVLASAALLGLTDMDALTLSMSRLADDAAQRHVAGLAIAIGVIANSLLKTVFVVVLGSERFRLRAAFALLLLAASTGAALWWQW; from the coding sequence ATGGACTCTTCTCTCGGCTTCGACCTGCTCGTCGCCGCTCTGGTCGGAATGGCGGTCGGGCTTGAGCGCGAATGGTCGGGCCACACCACCGGCCCCGATGCCCGCTTTGCCGGGTTACGCACCTTCACCCTGCTGGGGGCCATCGGCGGGTTCGGCGGCTGGTTCATCCGTCTCAATCAACCGGTGATCGCCGGCTGTGTGATCGGTGGCGCCATCCTGTTCATTGCGATTGCGTACGCCGCCACGATGCGCCGGCCCGGGACGACATCCGATGGCACCACCGAGGTCGCGGCCATGCTGGTCGTGGCCACCGGCATTGCTTCAGGCACAGGCAGCCGTACGCTGGCCGCCGCGGTCGGGGCGCTTGCCGTGTTGTTGCTCGCGGAGAAATCCGCTCTCCAACGTTGGCTGCAACGCATCGACGCGGCCGAACTGCGCGCCACGCTGCAATTCGCAGTGCTCGCCCTGGTCGTCCTGCCAATTCTTCCGGCGGGCGCGTACGGACCGTATGGCGCCTTTCAGCCGCGCCAACTCTGGTCGGTCGTGCTGCTGTTCAGTGCCCTCAACTTTGCCGGCTATATCGCCCGACGTCTGGTTGGTGAAACGCGAGGCCTTGGCATCACCGGACTGCTGGGCGGCATGGTGTCGTCCACGGCCGTGACGTTCACCTTCAGTCGACGCAGTCGGCACGAAGCGGCACTCGCGCTGCCATTGGCGTTCGGTGTCGTCGCGGCGTGCACCGTGCTGTTGCCGCGCGTGCTCATCATGGCCAGCGTGCTGCAGCCCGGTATGCTGGTCGAACTGCTGCCGCTGCTGGCGCCCGCCTTCGTCGCCGGCGTTGTCGTCCTCGCCGTGGCCTATTGGCGTGAGCGCGAAACGCGTCCGCTGCCGACAGCCGCCACGGCAAGCGGTCAGTCGACGGTGGCACCCGCCGATCGGGCGTTGCCCAATCCGCTCGCGCTTGGAACGTCGGTACAAATGGCGATCGCGTTCCAGTTCGTGCTGTTCATTATCGCCTGGGTTCACGCGACCATTGGCAGTCCGGGCGTGCTCGCGTCGGCCGCGTTGCTGGGGCTCACCGACATGGATGCCCTCACACTGTCGATGTCGCGTCTCGCCGACGATGCCGCGCAGCGACACGTGGCAGGACTGGCCATCGCCATCGGCGTCATCGCCAACTCGTTGCTGAAGACGGTATTCGTGGTCGTGCTGGGGAGCGAGCGGTTCCGACTACGCGCGGCCTTCGCCCTGTTACTGCTGGCCGCGAGTACCGGCGCCGCGTTGTGGTGGCAATGGTGA
- a CDS encoding ABC transporter permease produces MSNSEARAQSAPAALITLVGRLFTGWMSAVGRGARFAIDVVRATGDWPSWRGEFSTHARILGVESLPIGIFIALFTGIVLALLASYSVGDLVPPYFVGTLVQKTVTLELAPVLTGLALAGRVGANIAAELGTMRVTEQIDALETLTFDPMSYLVVPRVWASTLMFPIVVGTAMLVGVTSGWLASLSLLDITTPQFLKGVRIFFTEFDVRYGLVKSASFGAAVALIGCRAGLTTQGGAQGVGRSATRAVVISAVMILVLDAFWALVWLAGRTIR; encoded by the coding sequence GTGAGCAACAGCGAAGCGCGCGCGCAATCGGCGCCGGCCGCGTTGATCACGTTGGTCGGACGCCTGTTCACGGGGTGGATGTCTGCCGTTGGACGTGGAGCGCGCTTCGCAATCGATGTGGTCCGCGCGACGGGCGACTGGCCAAGCTGGCGCGGAGAGTTCTCGACGCACGCGCGCATTCTGGGCGTCGAGTCGCTGCCTATCGGCATCTTCATCGCGCTCTTCACCGGGATTGTACTCGCGCTGCTCGCCAGCTATTCCGTGGGAGACCTCGTACCGCCGTATTTCGTGGGTACGCTCGTGCAAAAGACGGTCACGCTGGAACTCGCGCCCGTCCTCACCGGACTCGCGCTGGCCGGTCGTGTCGGTGCGAACATTGCCGCCGAGTTGGGAACCATGCGCGTGACGGAACAGATCGATGCGTTGGAGACACTGACGTTCGATCCGATGAGCTACCTCGTGGTCCCGCGCGTGTGGGCGTCAACGCTCATGTTCCCCATCGTCGTCGGCACCGCCATGCTGGTCGGGGTGACGTCGGGATGGTTGGCATCGCTCAGCCTGCTGGACATCACCACACCGCAGTTTCTCAAGGGTGTGCGGATTTTCTTCACCGAATTCGATGTCCGGTATGGTCTGGTGAAATCCGCCAGCTTTGGTGCGGCGGTGGCACTTATTGGCTGTCGTGCGGGACTCACCACACAGGGTGGCGCGCAGGGCGTCGGTCGCAGCGCCACTCGCGCTGTCGTGATCAGTGCGGTAATGATCCTCGTCCTCGATGCGTTCTGGGCCCTGGTGTGGCTCGCCGGCCGCACCATCCGGTAG
- a CDS encoding MCE family protein yields MPDHKRGSDFLVGATVLIVTAVLVAVVLWVKQADFGSGKTELTVRTRDVGGVALGNPVVIRGVRAGQVQSIALGERGWVVLTLSIDRDIQLPADPVVLLVASSLFGEWQATVSGLAGVPPDRELRAALAEARTAGDTLAGAMLPDIAQLTSVAGRISGDVAKVADRVQVAFDDKAAKELRESIRNFAQLSSDLARTVNAQSKNLDRISTDVQSGLKTVNAAADRLNEFSSRVDSATSRGELQTIVTNSQSAARELVATATRLREIAESLNRTDSRLASAVSRADSVFAKVNSGQGSLGLLVNDARLYRNSDSLVIELRALLADVKKNPKRYFNVKVF; encoded by the coding sequence ATGCCTGACCACAAACGCGGTTCGGATTTTCTGGTAGGTGCCACCGTCCTGATCGTGACGGCGGTGCTCGTTGCGGTCGTGTTGTGGGTGAAACAAGCTGATTTCGGCAGTGGAAAGACGGAGCTCACCGTCCGCACACGCGATGTCGGCGGTGTGGCGCTCGGCAACCCGGTGGTGATTCGAGGCGTGCGCGCCGGTCAGGTGCAGAGCATCGCATTGGGGGAACGCGGATGGGTGGTACTCACCCTCTCCATCGACCGGGACATTCAACTGCCCGCCGATCCGGTCGTGCTGCTCGTAGCGTCAAGTCTTTTCGGGGAGTGGCAAGCCACCGTCAGTGGGCTTGCGGGCGTGCCCCCGGATCGTGAACTGCGCGCCGCGCTCGCCGAAGCACGCACTGCGGGAGACACACTGGCCGGTGCGATGCTGCCGGATATCGCGCAACTCACTTCGGTGGCCGGTCGAATCTCCGGAGACGTCGCCAAGGTGGCTGATCGCGTGCAGGTGGCCTTCGACGACAAGGCGGCCAAGGAGTTGCGCGAGTCGATTCGCAACTTCGCGCAGCTCTCCAGCGACCTCGCGCGCACCGTCAATGCGCAGTCGAAAAACCTCGATCGGATCAGCACCGATGTGCAGTCGGGGCTGAAGACCGTGAATGCCGCGGCCGACAGGCTGAATGAATTCTCGAGCCGCGTGGATTCCGCGACCAGCCGGGGCGAGTTGCAAACCATCGTCACCAATTCACAGAGTGCCGCTCGCGAATTGGTAGCCACCGCCACCCGGCTGCGTGAAATCGCCGAGAGCCTCAACCGGACCGATTCGCGATTGGCCAGTGCCGTGTCGCGCGCCGATTCCGTGTTCGCCAAGGTGAACAGCGGACAGGGCTCGCTGGGCCTGCTGGTGAACGACGCCCGGCTGTATCGCAACAGCGATTCACTGGTGATCGAGTTGCGCGCGCTGCTGGCGGATGTGAAGAAGAACCCGAAGCGGTACTTCAACGTGAAGGTGTTCTAA
- a CDS encoding universal stress protein, with amino-acid sequence MSVNANAPVPDALAVRPVHQGPVLVACDGSPAAQESLFNAARLAGEAFVGQIEILGVCEPTPAVSAGMDVIPAPVELDDLRRASMLDDIRRTLSVSVAGDPQWAAEVKIGSPSRTLAEEARRRDASVLVMGLGRHNPLDRLFGTETTLATLRESAVPVLAVGMNFPSAPKHAVVGMDFSAASLYAARMAMRLVGTDGRITLVHVRPRFEHPSADWQAWDADYGKTLPPLFDQIRAQLHAPDTLQIETVTVRGDPAPAILAFAQQANAELIALGTQRHGFIERMVVGSVATRVMRTARCAVLAVPAAAAVANTNADAGKAA; translated from the coding sequence ATGTCCGTCAACGCCAACGCCCCTGTGCCCGACGCCCTTGCCGTCCGCCCTGTGCACCAAGGTCCGGTGCTCGTCGCCTGCGACGGGTCGCCAGCCGCACAGGAATCACTTTTCAACGCGGCACGTCTGGCCGGCGAAGCGTTCGTCGGGCAGATCGAAATTCTGGGTGTCTGCGAGCCGACGCCGGCGGTGTCGGCCGGCATGGACGTCATTCCAGCACCGGTGGAGTTGGACGATCTGCGACGCGCGTCAATGCTGGATGACATTCGGCGCACGCTGTCGGTGTCGGTCGCCGGTGATCCGCAGTGGGCGGCGGAGGTGAAGATCGGGTCTCCCTCCCGCACGCTGGCCGAGGAAGCGCGGCGACGCGATGCATCGGTGCTGGTGATGGGGCTTGGACGACACAACCCGCTCGACCGATTGTTCGGGACCGAAACGACGTTGGCGACCCTGCGGGAATCGGCCGTGCCGGTGCTGGCGGTGGGAATGAACTTCCCGAGCGCCCCGAAGCACGCGGTGGTCGGAATGGACTTCAGTGCGGCGAGTCTCTACGCCGCGCGCATGGCGATGCGACTGGTGGGCACCGACGGTCGCATCACGCTGGTGCATGTGCGTCCGCGATTCGAGCATCCGTCAGCCGACTGGCAGGCGTGGGATGCGGACTACGGCAAAACACTGCCGCCACTGTTCGATCAGATTCGCGCGCAGCTTCACGCGCCTGATACCCTGCAGATCGAGACGGTGACGGTACGCGGCGATCCCGCGCCAGCCATCCTGGCGTTTGCCCAACAGGCCAACGCCGAACTGATTGCACTCGGCACCCAGCGGCACGGGTTCATCGAGCGCATGGTGGTGGGGTCGGTGGCCACGCGTGTCATGCGGACTGCGCGGTGTGCCGTGCTGGCGGTGCCGGCGGCCGCCGCCGTGGCGAATACAAACGCGGACGCCGGGAAAGCGGCCTAA